In Thioalkalivibrio paradoxus ARh 1, the following are encoded in one genomic region:
- a CDS encoding SH3 domain-containing protein: MTTEYVYHWNRIVGALAALVLVIGLVGLAIGAWLASPAAPPEDARFQDDRDPVVVLEMTAGSSTQRGEEPAPGEPEPDVPPVVAAPAPLATIPPADDRIRNGATLRDTVEDERSQVFLAPGTRVNLRAEPSVTSPVLRILDADVELRLLEIGDDFYRVRTADAIVGWVSRDFSSRRPHAAPVP, translated from the coding sequence GTGACGACCGAATACGTTTACCATTGGAATCGCATCGTCGGTGCGCTGGCCGCGCTCGTGCTGGTGATCGGACTGGTGGGACTGGCGATCGGGGCGTGGCTGGCGTCTCCGGCCGCGCCCCCCGAAGATGCGCGGTTCCAGGACGACCGCGATCCGGTGGTGGTACTCGAGATGACTGCCGGATCCAGCACGCAGCGCGGCGAGGAACCCGCACCTGGAGAGCCTGAGCCTGACGTGCCCCCCGTCGTCGCCGCGCCAGCGCCGCTCGCGACGATTCCGCCTGCCGACGACCGCATCCGGAACGGGGCAACCCTGCGCGACACCGTCGAAGACGAGCGGTCGCAGGTCTTCCTGGCGCCAGGTACGCGGGTGAATCTGCGCGCCGAGCCTTCGGTCACCAGCCCGGTGTTGCGCATCCTCGATGCGGATGTGGAGCTGCGACTGCTGGAGATCGGCGACGACTTCTACCGGGTCCGCACCGCCGATGCGATCGTCGGCTGGGTCAGTCGGGATTTCTCGTCCCGCAGGCCGCATGCCGCACCCGTGCCATGA